A single window of Deinococcus sp. KSM4-11 DNA harbors:
- the rpoC gene encoding DNA-directed RNA polymerase subunit beta' has product MKDFSKVRIAIASPEKIREWSFGEVEKPETINYRTLKPEREGLFDERIFGPQKDYECACGKYKRQRYEGKVCERCGVEVTSSKVRRYRMGHIDLATPAAHIWYVKDTPSKIGTLLDLSAGQLEKVLYFSSFLVTDPRNAQKEGRPLKRGELLTDDEYRELRFGRQETYTIPNGQEAVIRDGEYVTRGQILGGNVAAKMDGLAQFRFPRRAEFAYSEEVEATLPVPAEALVEQDAFRAGEILAELESDVTITAPVAGTAFLHDMGEDSVMVELRESAVAPSTPETDDDEDATPAAPVPAGEIIARVYIPHGMDVQVAYGEIVDAGAVLATAKAGQRLRVSRDSSLSGVTFPKKKGDVTVTAHWMRRAEHAINPTMHVLVGDGSAVKKGQKVIGAIDKEEEIIAQADGVITLHAPASVIVSKAKVYPYQDEPLVVNGDRVEPGDELADSGNLKSEISGRIEIDLVRKQVRVIESYDFEAKMGAEAVKELLDDLDLDTLEAELGEQMKDSSRHKRAKARKRLEVTRAFKRSGNNPTWMILNTVPVMPPDLRPMVQVDGGRFATSDLNDLYRRLINRNNRLKKLINQGAPDMIIRNEKRMLQEAVDALIDNGRRGSPVTNPGSDRSLRSLTDLLGGKQGRFRQNLLGKRVDYSGRSVIVVGPQLKLHQCGVPKRMALELFKPFLFKVLEEKGEVTNIKQARKMLERYRDTRDTVWDALEEVIEDKVVLLNRAPTLHRLGIQAFEPVLVEGQSIQLHPLVCEAFNADFDGDQMAIHVPLSAQAQAEARIQMLASHNLLSPANGEPNVKPSRDIILGIFTLTLLRTDNLGAGSEFSTEQDLLKALEDGKIALNSPVTLRGQNLSAGRLKYIFSTPDEAIMAVERGEIDYQDHVRIRLNGTTYDTSAGRVMFRRLVMEALGTQAYLVDTLVNLETAYEKDHLKDMVMACFKHLGIEATAGLLDALKDSGFKLSTSSGITIGIDDIVIPPSKPEILANANAQVAEIEQNYEFGFMTEEERYKQVVQLWNDTKDEVKNAMFKNFEVNYPFNPLWIMSQSGARGNAQQITQLAGMRGLMARPDGSTIEVPILASFREGLTVLEYFISTHGARKGGADTALRTADSGYLTRKLVDVAHEVVVRDVDCGTTDYSTISLGANDDRTGEWRSRKASEIETSIYGRTLTADVELSSGHTIREGEMLSLEDVKAITKDAKALQEIFVRTPLNCRVKSGVCQKCYGYDLSQAKPVSMGEAVGVVAAESIGEPGTQLTMRTFHTGGVAGSGDITMGLPRVIELFEARKPKVPALIADTTGTLHITEEEERYLIKVEADDTQYSGKLHKVSRATRLAPDIRDGVRVEAGQQLTRGAVNPHDLLEHKDNESAQKYLVDEVQRVYRSQGVKVHDKHIEVIIRQMLRYVEIVDGGDTDLLEGQTVERWEVDAANDALAEGTTPSSWKPVLLGITKSSLTTKSWLSAASFQHTTHVLTEASMKGQVDDLIGLKENVILGKLIPAGTGLQTVRDMQVADDRTLEKYGESNNSTDSVTGDRSYDDTRPGVVNENVTYTN; this is encoded by the coding sequence ATGAAAGATTTCAGCAAAGTACGTATCGCCATCGCTTCGCCCGAGAAGATCCGCGAGTGGAGCTTCGGCGAAGTCGAAAAACCCGAGACCATCAACTACCGCACCCTGAAGCCCGAGCGCGAGGGCCTGTTCGACGAGCGCATCTTCGGGCCGCAGAAGGATTACGAGTGCGCCTGTGGGAAGTACAAGCGCCAGCGCTACGAGGGCAAGGTCTGCGAACGCTGCGGCGTGGAAGTCACGAGCAGCAAGGTCAGGCGCTACCGCATGGGCCACATTGACCTGGCGACGCCCGCCGCGCACATCTGGTACGTGAAGGACACGCCCAGCAAGATCGGCACGCTGCTCGACCTCTCGGCCGGGCAGCTGGAGAAGGTGCTGTACTTCAGCTCCTTCCTGGTGACCGATCCCCGCAACGCGCAGAAGGAAGGCCGCCCGCTCAAGCGCGGCGAACTGCTCACGGACGACGAGTACCGCGAACTGCGCTTCGGACGGCAGGAAACGTACACCATCCCGAACGGGCAGGAAGCCGTCATCCGTGACGGCGAGTACGTCACGCGCGGGCAGATCCTGGGGGGCAATGTCGCCGCCAAGATGGACGGCCTGGCGCAGTTCCGCTTCCCGCGCCGCGCCGAGTTCGCGTACAGCGAGGAAGTCGAGGCGACCCTGCCCGTGCCCGCCGAGGCGCTGGTCGAGCAGGACGCCTTCCGCGCCGGGGAAATCCTGGCCGAGCTGGAAAGTGACGTGACGATCACCGCGCCGGTGGCCGGCACCGCCTTCCTGCACGACATGGGCGAGGACAGCGTGATGGTGGAACTGCGCGAGAGCGCCGTGGCCCCCAGCACTCCCGAAACGGACGACGACGAGGACGCCACGCCCGCCGCCCCCGTGCCCGCCGGCGAGATCATCGCCCGCGTGTACATCCCGCACGGCATGGACGTGCAGGTCGCGTACGGCGAGATCGTGGACGCCGGCGCGGTGCTGGCCACCGCCAAGGCCGGACAGCGCCTGCGGGTCAGCCGCGACTCCAGCCTGAGCGGCGTGACCTTCCCCAAGAAGAAGGGCGACGTGACGGTCACCGCGCACTGGATGCGGCGGGCCGAGCACGCCATCAACCCCACGATGCACGTGCTGGTCGGCGACGGCTCCGCAGTCAAGAAGGGCCAGAAGGTCATCGGGGCCATCGACAAGGAAGAGGAGATCATCGCGCAGGCCGACGGCGTCATCACGCTGCACGCCCCCGCCAGCGTGATCGTGAGCAAGGCGAAGGTCTATCCGTACCAGGACGAACCGCTGGTCGTGAACGGCGACCGTGTGGAGCCCGGCGACGAGCTGGCCGACTCCGGCAACCTCAAGAGCGAGATCAGCGGGCGCATCGAGATCGACCTGGTGCGCAAGCAGGTGCGCGTCATCGAGTCGTACGACTTCGAGGCGAAGATGGGCGCCGAGGCCGTCAAGGAACTGCTGGACGACCTCGACCTGGACACCCTGGAAGCCGAGCTGGGCGAGCAGATGAAGGACTCCAGCCGCCACAAGCGCGCCAAGGCCCGCAAGCGGCTGGAAGTGACGCGCGCCTTCAAGCGCAGCGGCAACAACCCCACGTGGATGATCCTGAACACCGTGCCGGTCATGCCGCCAGACCTGCGCCCGATGGTGCAGGTGGACGGCGGACGCTTTGCCACGAGCGACCTGAACGACCTGTACCGCCGCCTGATCAACCGCAACAACCGCCTGAAGAAGCTGATCAACCAGGGCGCGCCCGACATGATCATCCGCAACGAGAAGCGCATGCTTCAGGAAGCGGTGGACGCCCTGATCGACAACGGCCGCCGCGGCAGCCCGGTCACGAACCCCGGTTCCGACCGCAGCCTGCGCTCGCTGACCGACCTGCTGGGCGGGAAGCAGGGCCGCTTCCGGCAGAACCTGCTCGGCAAGCGCGTGGACTACTCCGGCCGCTCGGTAATCGTGGTCGGCCCGCAGCTCAAGCTGCACCAGTGCGGGGTGCCCAAGCGCATGGCGCTGGAACTCTTCAAGCCCTTCCTGTTCAAGGTGCTCGAGGAGAAGGGCGAGGTCACCAACATCAAGCAGGCCCGCAAGATGCTCGAACGCTACCGCGACACCCGCGACACCGTGTGGGACGCGCTGGAAGAGGTCATCGAGGACAAGGTCGTGCTGCTGAACCGCGCGCCCACTCTGCACCGTCTGGGCATCCAGGCCTTCGAGCCGGTGCTGGTGGAAGGCCAGAGCATCCAGCTCCACCCGCTGGTCTGTGAAGCCTTCAACGCCGACTTCGACGGCGACCAGATGGCCATTCACGTCCCGCTGAGCGCCCAGGCGCAGGCCGAAGCGCGCATCCAGATGCTCGCCTCGCACAACCTGCTCTCGCCCGCCAACGGCGAGCCGAACGTCAAGCCCAGCCGCGACATCATCCTGGGGATCTTCACGCTGACCCTGCTGCGTACCGACAACCTGGGCGCGGGCAGCGAGTTCAGCACCGAGCAGGATCTGCTCAAGGCCCTGGAAGACGGCAAGATTGCGCTGAACAGCCCGGTCACGCTGCGCGGCCAGAACCTCAGCGCGGGCCGCCTGAAGTACATCTTCAGCACCCCGGACGAGGCGATCATGGCCGTCGAGCGCGGCGAGATCGACTACCAGGATCACGTCCGCATCCGCCTGAACGGCACCACGTACGACACCAGCGCCGGGCGCGTCATGTTCCGCCGCCTGGTCATGGAGGCCCTGGGCACCCAGGCGTACCTGGTCGATACCCTGGTCAACCTGGAGACCGCGTACGAGAAAGACCACCTCAAGGACATGGTCATGGCGTGCTTCAAGCACCTGGGCATCGAGGCGACCGCGGGCCTGCTGGACGCCCTGAAGGACTCGGGCTTCAAGCTGTCCACGTCGTCGGGCATCACCATCGGCATTGACGACATCGTGATTCCGCCCAGCAAGCCCGAGATCCTGGCCAACGCCAACGCGCAGGTCGCGGAAATCGAGCAGAACTACGAGTTCGGCTTCATGACAGAAGAAGAGCGGTACAAGCAGGTCGTGCAGCTGTGGAACGACACCAAGGACGAAGTCAAGAACGCCATGTTCAAGAACTTCGAGGTGAACTACCCCTTCAACCCGCTGTGGATCATGAGCCAGTCCGGCGCGCGCGGCAACGCGCAGCAGATCACGCAGCTCGCCGGGATGCGTGGCCTAATGGCCCGCCCCGACGGCTCAACGATTGAAGTGCCGATCCTGGCGTCCTTCCGTGAAGGCCTGACCGTGCTGGAGTACTTCATCAGCACGCACGGCGCGCGAAAGGGCGGCGCCGACACCGCGCTCCGTACCGCCGACTCCGGCTACCTGACCCGCAAGCTGGTGGACGTGGCCCACGAAGTCGTCGTGCGCGACGTGGACTGCGGGACCACCGACTACAGCACCATCTCGCTCGGGGCCAACGATGACCGCACCGGCGAGTGGCGCAGCCGCAAGGCCAGCGAGATCGAGACCTCGATCTACGGCCGGACGCTGACCGCCGACGTGGAACTGTCCAGCGGCCACACCATCCGCGAGGGCGAGATGCTGAGCCTGGAAGACGTCAAGGCGATCACCAAGGACGCCAAGGCCCTTCAGGAGATCTTCGTCCGCACCCCGCTGAACTGCCGCGTGAAGAGCGGCGTGTGCCAGAAGTGCTACGGCTACGACCTGTCGCAGGCCAAGCCCGTGTCCATGGGCGAAGCGGTCGGCGTGGTCGCCGCCGAGTCCATCGGCGAGCCCGGCACGCAGCTCACCATGCGCACCTTCCACACCGGCGGCGTGGCCGGCAGCGGCGACATCACCATGGGTCTTCCCCGCGTGATCGAACTGTTCGAAGCCCGCAAGCCCAAGGTGCCCGCCCTCATCGCCGACACCACCGGCACCCTGCACATCACCGAGGAAGAGGAACGCTACCTGATCAAGGTGGAGGCCGACGACACCCAGTACAGCGGCAAGCTGCACAAGGTCTCGCGCGCCACGCGCCTCGCGCCCGATATCCGTGACGGCGTGCGGGTGGAAGCCGGGCAGCAGCTCACGCGCGGGGCCGTGAACCCCCACGACCTGCTGGAACACAAGGACAACGAATCCGCCCAGAAGTACCTGGTGGACGAAGTGCAGCGCGTGTACCGCTCGCAGGGCGTGAAGGTGCACGACAAGCACATCGAGGTCATCATCCGCCAGATGCTGCGCTACGTGGAAATCGTGGACGGCGGCGACACCGACCTGCTCGAAGGCCAGACCGTCGAGCGCTGGGAAGTCGACGCGGCGAACGACGCCCTGGCCGAAGGCACCACCCCCAGCAGCTGGAAGCCGGTGCTGCTGGGCATCACCAAGAGCAGCCTGACCACCAAGTCGTGGCTGTCGGCCGCGAGCTTCCAGCACACCACCCACGTGCTCACGGAAGCCAGCATGAAGGGCCAGGTCGACGACCTGATCGGCCTCAAGGAGAACGTCATCCTCGGGAAGCTGATTCCCGCCGGCACCGGCCTCCAGACCGTGCGCGACATGCAGGTCGCCGACGACCGAACCCTCGAGAAGTACGGCGAGAGCAACAACTCGACCGACTCCGTCACCGGTGACCGCTCCTACGACGACACCCGCCCCGGCGTGGTCAACGAGAACGTCACCTACACCAACTGA